The sequence CGTCCATTTTTGTACCAAGCATTCTCTTCAAGTTTCCCATTCTCATGGTAGTGCTTCCAGTTACCTACTTTCTCGTCTCCTTGCCACGAGCCTTCGTACATCGGAGATCCATCGGGAAACCATCCCTTCCACTTTCCAACGAGTTTCCCGGCAGCAAAACTGCCCTCATCTTTTGGAGAGCCTGGCTTGTACCACGACTTCCATATGCCTTCTTCCAATCCATTGACATATGAGCCCTCCTGCAACTTGTTTCCGTTTTCAAACCAAGTGGTCCAATTGCCGTTGCGTTTATTTTTCAGGAATTCTCCTTTTCGCCATGTGCTCCCGTCGGGGTAATAAAATGTCCATTCTCCTGACTTTTCCCCCTGCTGCCATGTACCTTCGTATTGTACTTGTCCATTGGGATAATAATATCTCCAAATGCCTTCTTGAAGTCCATTCTCGAAAGGTCCCTTCATCTCCATGAACCCGCTGTCGCGAAAAAATTGCCACTCCCCTTCTTTCAGCCCTATTTCATACTGTCCTTTCACCGCAGCCTGTCCGTTCTCAAAATTTTCGATAAACGGTCCCTGCAGCGAATCCTTTTCAAAATGGGTTTCTTTCCAAAGATTGCCATTGGAAAAATAATACACCCAGATACTGTCCTTTTTTCCTTGCTCATAATACCCTCTCGTCCGCAATTGACCGTCGGGATACCATGTAGTGGACTCTCCAGTCATCCATCCATTCGTGTATGCTTCCTTACTCTTTTGCTCGCCATCAGAGTAAAAGGTTTCCATAAACCCCGAGCCATTCTTGACAGCGGCGGTTCCATCAGACAGAAAGTAACTCACCATCTCAATGCTGTCTTCTTTATGGACAAATTCAACCATATTCAAAACACTGTCGGGATACCAATATTTCCACTCGCCGGTCTTAGCACCATCCTTAAAGTAGCCTGTCTCTTTCGGAGTGCCTGAAGGGTAAAAAGCATGCAACACGCTATCAGGTCTATCCCAATCAAAGTATCCTTCAGTTTCCAATTGACCATTCTTGTAAAACCTTTTGACGGGGCCATTGAGTCGACCCAAGAAGAATTCTGATTCCTCTTTTATCGAGCCATCACTATAGTAATACTTCCAAGTTCCATGTTCCAGTCCACGGCGATAAAGCCCTTCGGTTCGTTTCACTTTTTGGTTCTTATCCCAATAGTCGACGAAGGCTTGATCTTGCGAAAAAACTTCTTGAGGTGTAATCAGCAAGAGGACAAAAAATAAGAAAAAAGTCAAAGTAAATTTCATTCCGGAATCCAAGTGTTTGAATTTTTAAAGTTGGCTTTTACATCTTCGCTAAAAACCTGAAAAGCCCAAGACTTCTGCACAAATGATCGTTTGCAACGACTAACAAGAGTAAAAAAAGCAACATCAATCTAACGTTTGAGATTCCCGGATATTGAGCTTTGTTAAATGGGGGAATCGAACAAGCACTATGTCTCTATGTTAAGTGAATCTTAAATCCATAAAAAATATAAAACCATGATTAAAGACGTGAGTAAATTTTCATTCCTTTTATTTTTAAGTTTAACGTTAGTGATGACATCGTGCGATGATGACGATGACGAGGATCCGCCACAAACGACTCCAGCACCAACACAAACTATCGCAGAACTCGCCGTGGCTAGTCCACAATTCAGTATTTTAGTAGAAGCATTAACTGCTACAGATTTAGTAGATGCAGTGGCAGCTGATGGTTCATTGACTGTTTTTGCTCCGAACAATGATGCGTTTAATGAATTTTTCGACCAAGCAGGGTTAACTGATGACAATAATGATGGAAGCCGAGTAGATGAGGCTGCAGCGGCCCTTGGTGTAGATGCCGTTTCTGAATTATTGCTTTACCACGTGATTGGAGCGGAGATACCAGCTTCAGCCGTTGTAGGTAAAACATATGTGGGTACTTCTAGTACTACATCACCTGAAGGAGATGCTTTATCATTGCTAGCTGAGCCGGCAAACAACACCGTATTGGTAAACGGTGGTAACGGAAACAATGGTGCAGACAAAGGTGCAACAGTAGTTGCCGCTGACATATTCGCAACAAACGGAGTGATCCACGAAATTGATGGAGTTCTTGAGCTTCCTTCAGTAGTTGATCACGCCATCTTCAATTCGGATTTTAGCGAATTAGTAGGCGCAGTAGTAGCCGCTGATCTCGTTACAACACTTGAAGAAGCAGATGCGATTACAGTATTTGCTCCTGTAAACAGCGCATTTGAAGCGATTCAATCAACTGTAGACGGATTAACTCTTGAGCAACTTACATCAGTACTTACTTACCATGTAGTAGGTAGTCAAGTTCGTGCGGAAGACATTAATCCGGGTGCTGTAGGAACGTTGAACGGTCAAGACATTACCATTGGGGTAGATGCAGACGATGTTACGGTGACCGTAACTGATGCTAACGGCGGTGAATCTACCGTAATTCTAACTAATGTTCAAGGAACAAACGGTGTGGTACACGTAATTGATACAGTACTTATTCCGACTCTATAAATCGAGATCAAATCCGATTCAAAGGCCCGCTTTCCAGCGGGCCTTTGTTGTTTTACCACTCCTTGAAAGTAAAGCAGCGTTTCAGCAAAACTTTTCATTATCCTTAAGGGTTGATTGAATCGTTAGATTAGCAGAATATGAAAATCCTCATCTCCGGTGGTTCGGGCCTCATAGGCTCGGCATTGACAAAATTGCTCTTAGCAAATGGGCACGAAGTCAACCACCTTTCCAGAAGTAAGTCATCTGAAAATAATATTCCGACTTTCGTGTGGGATCTCGCAAAAGGCGAAATTGACGCCGCTGCCTTTCAGGGTGTTGAAGCCATCATTCATTTGGCGGGAGCCGGCATAGCCGATGGCAGATGGACGGATAATCGGAAGAAGATCATCATTGACAGCCGTGTAGAATCTGCCAACCTTCTTTACCGAAAGGCCAAAGAGCTCAATACACCACTCAAAGTTTTCGTATCAGCCAGCGGAATCAGCTACTATGGGATGGATACGACGGAAAAAATCTATTCGGAAACTGACCCGCCTTCAGATGATTTCATAGGGACTTGCTGCGTGCTGTGGGAAAAAGCAGCAGATCAATTCTCAGACTTGGCTCGAGTGGTGAAACTGAGAACGGGCATTGTATTGTCGGCAAATGGCGGTGCTCTTGAGAAAATAGCGCAACCTGTGAAGTTTGGCTTCGGCGCTCCTCTCGGATCGGGAGAGCAATGGGTGCCCTACATCCACATCGATGACCTTTGCGCAATGTATCTAGAAGCCATAGAGAACGAGAATTACCACGGAGTTTACAACGCGGTAAACGGAGACCATGTGACCAACAAAGATTTGACGAAAGAAACGGCTAAAGCGCTCAAAAAGCCACTATGGTTGCCCAATGTGCCGTCATTCGTTTTGAGAGCCGTTTTTGGAGAAATGGGTCGTTTGATTTTAGAAGGAAGTCGAGCTTCCGCTAAAAAGATCAAATCAGCCGGTTTTCAATTCAAATACAACACGCTTCGGGATGCCCTCAGGAATATTTATGGCAATTAGTGGCTTCGGCCTTGGAGCAGCTTAAGGAATCCTTCCATCTGCTCCCTTCCTTCAGTGCTTAAATTCGTTTTGTCCAGTTGGCGTTTAGCTTCCGCGAAATACTCATTGCTACGAACCTGAATATCCTTATCTACTTCTAAATCCAGAAATACCTGACGAACTCGCTCTACCTTCTCAGCCGAGTCAGAAATAATGCCTTTGAAATAAATGGCTTCCAACTCATTCCGTTGTTCCTCCGAAGCCTTCTGCAAAGCGCGAATGATAAGATAGGTCTTCTTATTGGCAATGATATCGCCACCCACTTGTTTTCCAAAATTCTCGGGATTTCCAAAGGCGTCTAAATAATCGTCTTGCAATTGAAATCCGATACCCGCGGCCTTGCCAAATGCATAAATCGCTTCTGACTCCTCTTTGGTGGCATTGGCCAAAATGGCGCCCATTTGCAGGCTGCATCCTAGGAGAACCGCCGTTTTCAACCCGATCATTTCAATATATCGCTCTTCCGAAACTCCTTCCTCTTCTTCGAAATCCATATCGTACTGCTGACCGAGGCAAACCTCAGCCGAAGTGCGGTTAAACAAGTCCAAAAGCTCGGGAAGATGCTCGGCACCGCAGAGAGCCAATTGTTTGTAGGCCTCAATGACCATGGCATCGCCTGAAAGTATGGCGGTATTCGTATCCCATTTCTGATGCACAGTCTCTTTCCCCCTTCGCAGAGGGGCTTCATCCATGATATCATCGTGAACCAAGGTGAAGTTGTGAAAAATCTCTACCGCCAAAGCTGCCGGCATGGCTCTTTCAACGGAGCCACCGAAGGCATTTGCGGAAAGCAAAACCAAAGATGGCCGAATGCGCTTGCCACCCAAGGACATAATGTACTTGATGGGAGTATGGAGATTGTCTTCGGGAAGATGAGAAGTATAGGTCGCTATCTCTGAATCGAGAAGCGATCGCAGCTGATCGAGTTTAGAATTCATTTAATCAAATTAAGCAGATACTGTCCGTAGCCGCTTTTAACAAAAGGTTGGGCAATTTGGTTGAGCTGATCGGCGTCAATAAATCCTTTTCGATAAGCCACCTCTTCTATGCAACCGACTTTGAGCCCTTGACGATCTTCGATTACTTCTACGAATTGGCCTGCTGCCATAAGTGAAGAAAACGTACCCGTATCCAGCCAAGCCGTTCCTCGATTCATTACAGATACCTGCAATTTTCCTTGGGCCAAATACGCTTTGTTTACATCAGTAATCTCGTATTCACCGCGAGCGCTAGGCTTAAGGTTTTTAGCTATCTCCACAACGCTGTTGTCATAGAAATAAAGTCCCGGAACTGCGTAATTCGACTTAGGTTTTTCAGGCTTTTCCTCAATACTCAGTGCCTTCATTTCTTTGTCAAACTCCACTACACCGTACCGTTCCGGGTCTGAAACGTGATAGGCATAGACTATTCCACCTTCAGGATCATTATTCTCAGATAGCAGCTCTTCCAAGCCATAACCGTAAAAGATATTGTCGCCTAGAATCAAGGCTACTTTGTCTTTTCCGATAAACTCCTCGCCAATCACAAATGCCTGTGCAAGTCCGTTGGGTTCCTCTTGAACGGCGTAGGTAAAGTTGCACCCTAAGCGCTTGCCATCGCCTAGCAGACGTTTGAAGTTTTCGTGATCGTGAGGCGTAGTAATGATGAGTATCTCGCTGATCCCCGCGCTCATCAGGGTAGACAAAGGATAATAGATCATCGGTTTGTCGTAGACAGGCATCAGCTGCTTGCTCACCGATATGGTAAGCGGATAGAGTCGGGTTCCTGAGCCTCCGGCTAAAATGATTCCTTTCATTTTTCTAAAGCTTTTTTGATCACTCCGATTTTCGAATCTCCAAGTCCTCTAACTCGATGTCTTCTTCTTCATTGATGATTTCCAAAAGCGGCTCGCGGAACGACTTGGTGACCAAGCTGCGGTGGAATGAAAGCAGTAAACTCGGCAACAAGACTAGATTGGAAATCATAGCTACCAAAAGCGTTACGGAAACCAACGTACCGAGGGCGACCGTTCCCCCAAAGTTGGAAGCAGTAAAAACCAAGAAACCAAAGAAGAGGATGATGGAAGTGTAGATCATGCTGACTCCCGTTTCAGTAACTGCGTTTAAAACACAGGTGCGAATATCCCAAGATCTGGTTTTCAACTCCTGACGATATTTTGAGAGGAAGTGAATCGTATCATCGACGGAAATACCGAAGGCGATACTGAAAACCAAAATGGTAGAAGGCTTTATGGCTACCCCAAAATACCCCATCAATCCTGCGGTGAAAAGCAGCGGCAACAAGTTCGGGAAAAGTGAAATAATCACCATTCGAGCCGAATTGAAAAGAAGGGCCATCAATATGGAGATGACAAAAATCGCGATGGCAAGACTGATAAATAGGTTTCTAACCAAATAATCGGTGCCATTCAGAAATACAATGCTCGTTCCCGTGAGGGTAACTTTATACTCATTTCGAGGAAAAATCTCATACACCTTTGGCTTGAGGTTTTCCATCAGACTATCCAACTCCGTCGTTCCAATATCGGCTATCTGAGCAGAAATGCGCGTAACGGTTTGAGTCGAATCCAGAAACATCTGTGAAATCTTACTCGCATCTGACTCGTTCCCCCTAAGGTAGGGCCCTACAAACGATCTCTCGTAATTGGAAATCAAACTATAGCGATCTTCAAGACCATTGTAATAGGCCTGCTTAGCGAACTTGATCGCATCAGTAATTGCAAGTGATCGCGAAATCTCCGGATAGGCCTCCAAGACTTCTTGAAGCCGTTCGATCTTCTTGAGAGTTTTAGCCTTTGTGACTTGACTGCTATCCAGCGAATTGACCAAAATTTCCAGCGGCATCACACCGGCAAAATTATCTTCAAAGAAATTGAGATCAGTGATGATCTTATCATCTTTTGGCAAATCGTCCACTATGTTTCCCGTGGCCTCAACAAGTGTGGCACCGTAGATAGAAATAGCGAGAATTGCGACAGTACCGATATAAACCTTTCGGCGGTGGTTACTGACCAATCCATGGAGAATGGATACTACCTTGTCGACCCACTTACGGTCGAGATGAGCAACGTGTCTCTCTCTCGGAGGAGCAATAAAGCTGAAAACACAAGGAATGATAATCAGCGATAAAACGAAAACGCTGAGAATATTGATAGAAGCTACAACACCAAACTCCTGCAATATGGCACTCTGCGTAAATATAAAAGTTGCAAAACCCATCGCCGTCGTGGCATTGGTCATGAATGTGGCGTTACCCACTTTATGGATCACCCTGCTGAGCGCTTTAATCTGATTTCCGTGGTGACGGTATTCGTTGTGGTACTTATTCAGCAGGAATACACAATTGGGCACTCCGATTACGATGATTAATGGAGGTATAAGCCCCATCAACGCACTTAGCTTAAAGCCAAGAAGTCCGATCGTTCCAATGGACCAGATCACACCTATGATTACCACCAAAAGGCTGATAAACATGACTCGGAAACTCTTAAAGAAAAGGAGCATGAGCAGAGCCGTGACACCTGCCGCAAGGCCTACGAACATTCCTAGCTCTTGCTTGATCTTGGCCGTTTGCTTGGTGCGGATATAGGGCAAACCTGAATAGTGAACTTGAAGTCCCGTCTTTTCGGAAAATGCTTCTACAACTTCTTCTACTTGCTCCAATACCTCCACCCGTCTATTGCTGTTGAATGCATCCCGATTTACGAAAAGCATCATCAAGCTCGCATTGGTAGAATCGTTGTAGAGTAAGTTTCGGTAAAAGGGAAGGCTATTGATTTGCTTTTTTAGACTGTCTACCTCTTCTGAAGATTGGGGCCTTCGCTGAACGAGTTTGCGAACATCAAACTTTTTTTCCACGGCATTCTTTTGCAAAGTGTACAGATGGGCTTCCGAGAAAACACTGTCTATTCCATCGATATCTTTGAGGTCGTAACCCAAAGTATACCACTCTGCAAAAGTCGGGTATGTATGGAGGTTTTCTCCTTGAACTCCAAGAACTAAAATATTCCCGTCTTCTGAGAAACGATCGGTGAAACGGTCGTATTCTATTTGGGTGCTGTCATCTTTTGGAAGAATCCCGCCGAACTTGTAAGTCATGGTCACTGTTCGCGCCTGAAAGGCCATAAAAACAGTAACTACCACAACTACAGCCAATAGCGCAATTCTGTTGCGCAAAATAAATCCGGCTGTTTTTTCCCACATGTATCGCTAGTCCTAAGTGAGGAGCAAATATAAGATAGAATGGTAAACGGCTAAGCTATGACGTATATCTTTGGCGAATAATGCTAGCGGACTTTCACGAAACAGGCTATTTATTGAAGCACCTGACAAGGCGTCGCTTCCAAAATGCGTGGAAATTATACCGCTCTTTTCGCAAGAGCAGAAGGTCGGGGCCTCCCACTTCGCACCCCATGCCGATCGCCCTTTCAGTAGAACCCACTACTGCTTGCAACTTGGGGTGCCCCGAATGCCCCAGCGGTTTGAAGCAGTTTACACGCCCCACGGGAAATTTAAAGGAAGGATTGCTCGATCAACTCTTAGACGAAATAGGAAAAGACCTGGTCTACTTGACTTTCTATTTCCAAGGTGAGCCTTTCATCCACCCTGATATGAATCAGCTCATTGCCAAAGCCAACAGCCGAGGAATCTTTACTGCCACTTCCACCAATGCGCATTTCATCAATGAAAAGAGTGCAGAGGGAATC comes from Cryomorphaceae bacterium 1068 and encodes:
- a CDS encoding fasciclin domain-containing protein → MTSCDDDDDEDPPQTTPAPTQTIAELAVASPQFSILVEALTATDLVDAVAADGSLTVFAPNNDAFNEFFDQAGLTDDNNDGSRVDEAAAALGVDAVSELLLYHVIGAEIPASAVVGKTYVGTSSTTSPEGDALSLLAEPANNTVLVNGGNGNNGADKGATVVAADIFATNGVIHEIDGVLELPSVVDHAIFNSDFSELVGAVVAADLVTTLEEADAITVFAPVNSAFEAIQSTVDGLTLEQLTSVLTYHVVGSQVRAEDINPGAVGTLNGQDITIGVDADDVTVTVTDANGGESTVILTNVQGTNGVVHVIDTVLIPTL
- the rfbA gene encoding glucose-1-phosphate thymidylyltransferase RfbA: MKGIILAGGSGTRLYPLTISVSKQLMPVYDKPMIYYPLSTLMSAGISEILIITTPHDHENFKRLLGDGKRLGCNFTYAVQEEPNGLAQAFVIGEEFIGKDKVALILGDNIFYGYGLEELLSENNDPEGGIVYAYHVSDPERYGVVEFDKEMKALSIEEKPEKPKSNYAVPGLYFYDNSVVEIAKNLKPSARGEYEITDVNKAYLAQGKLQVSVMNRGTAWLDTGTFSSLMAAGQFVEVIEDRQGLKVGCIEEVAYRKGFIDADQLNQIAQPFVKSGYGQYLLNLIK
- a CDS encoding polyprenyl synthetase family protein, coding for MNSKLDQLRSLLDSEIATYTSHLPEDNLHTPIKYIMSLGGKRIRPSLVLLSANAFGGSVERAMPAALAVEIFHNFTLVHDDIMDEAPLRRGKETVHQKWDTNTAILSGDAMVIEAYKQLALCGAEHLPELLDLFNRTSAEVCLGQQYDMDFEEEEGVSEERYIEMIGLKTAVLLGCSLQMGAILANATKEESEAIYAFGKAAGIGFQLQDDYLDAFGNPENFGKQVGGDIIANKKTYLIIRALQKASEEQRNELEAIYFKGIISDSAEKVERVRQVFLDLEVDKDIQVRSNEYFAEAKRQLDKTNLSTEGREQMEGFLKLLQGRSH
- a CDS encoding TIGR01777 family oxidoreductase, with protein sequence MKILISGGSGLIGSALTKLLLANGHEVNHLSRSKSSENNIPTFVWDLAKGEIDAAAFQGVEAIIHLAGAGIADGRWTDNRKKIIIDSRVESANLLYRKAKELNTPLKVFVSASGISYYGMDTTEKIYSETDPPSDDFIGTCCVLWEKAADQFSDLARVVKLRTGIVLSANGGALEKIAQPVKFGFGAPLGSGEQWVPYIHIDDLCAMYLEAIENENYHGVYNAVNGDHVTNKDLTKETAKALKKPLWLPNVPSFVLRAVFGEMGRLILEGSRASAKKIKSAGFQFKYNTLRDALRNIYGN
- a CDS encoding MMPL family transporter, with amino-acid sequence MRNRIALLAVVVVVTVFMAFQARTVTMTYKFGGILPKDDSTQIEYDRFTDRFSEDGNILVLGVQGENLHTYPTFAEWYTLGYDLKDIDGIDSVFSEAHLYTLQKNAVEKKFDVRKLVQRRPQSSEEVDSLKKQINSLPFYRNLLYNDSTNASLMMLFVNRDAFNSNRRVEVLEQVEEVVEAFSEKTGLQVHYSGLPYIRTKQTAKIKQELGMFVGLAAGVTALLMLLFFKSFRVMFISLLVVIIGVIWSIGTIGLLGFKLSALMGLIPPLIIVIGVPNCVFLLNKYHNEYRHHGNQIKALSRVIHKVGNATFMTNATTAMGFATFIFTQSAILQEFGVVASINILSVFVLSLIIIPCVFSFIAPPRERHVAHLDRKWVDKVVSILHGLVSNHRRKVYIGTVAILAISIYGATLVEATGNIVDDLPKDDKIITDLNFFEDNFAGVMPLEILVNSLDSSQVTKAKTLKKIERLQEVLEAYPEISRSLAITDAIKFAKQAYYNGLEDRYSLISNYERSFVGPYLRGNESDASKISQMFLDSTQTVTRISAQIADIGTTELDSLMENLKPKVYEIFPRNEYKVTLTGTSIVFLNGTDYLVRNLFISLAIAIFVISILMALLFNSARMVIISLFPNLLPLLFTAGLMGYFGVAIKPSTILVFSIAFGISVDDTIHFLSKYRQELKTRSWDIRTCVLNAVTETGVSMIYTSIILFFGFLVFTASNFGGTVALGTLVSVTLLVAMISNLVLLPSLLLSFHRSLVTKSFREPLLEIINEEEDIELEDLEIRKSE